One Candidatus Nitrososphaera evergladensis SR1 genomic window carries:
- a CDS encoding ParB/RepB/Spo0J family partition protein, with protein sequence MSNSLGLLSSSRGLIQDINISQVRYSATPIRVQKESIAELADSIRENGLLQPILVRPKDGYFEIVAGNRRCKACEILKWRKITCHVVELDDKAAFECSIIENIQRETLSVIEEAEAFKRYVTDFGWGGVSELAKGIGKSPSYITKKIKLLDMPSDVISSIIDSSLNSSVAEELCSVKDPTKQSELAALINKRHLSLRKTRELVNQYKDEEGGIESRDVERRRRAFDKMIVILRVALNNTGQVISDNDDDWVVREMLMHHKNVLHEQIDILIREKVKLGHHALGN encoded by the coding sequence ATGTCCAATTCTTTGGGCCTTCTCTCATCAAGCCGTGGTTTGATTCAGGACATTAACATCTCCCAAGTTAGATATTCCGCGACTCCTATCAGGGTTCAAAAAGAATCAATCGCGGAACTGGCCGATTCGATCCGGGAAAATGGCCTTCTCCAACCTATACTGGTGAGGCCAAAGGATGGCTATTTTGAAATTGTTGCGGGCAACCGAAGGTGCAAGGCCTGCGAGATTCTGAAATGGAGAAAGATAACCTGCCATGTTGTAGAGCTTGACGATAAGGCAGCGTTCGAATGTTCTATAATTGAAAACATACAGAGGGAGACATTATCCGTAATCGAAGAAGCAGAGGCCTTCAAAAGGTACGTGACAGATTTTGGATGGGGAGGAGTCTCTGAGCTTGCCAAAGGAATAGGCAAGAGCCCAAGTTACATCACCAAAAAGATCAAGCTGCTTGACATGCCTTCTGACGTAATCAGCTCCATTATCGACTCGTCCCTTAACTCGAGCGTGGCCGAGGAGCTATGCTCCGTAAAGGACCCTACCAAACAATCCGAGCTAGCGGCTCTGATAAACAAGCGCCATCTTTCTCTGCGCAAGACCCGAGAGCTTGTGAACCAATACAAGGACGAGGAGGGGGGTATAGAGTCAAGAGACGTAGAAAGAAGAAGAAGGGCATTTGACAAGATGATAGTCATACTAAGAGTCGCGCTCAACAACACCGGACAGGTCATAAGCGACAATGATGACGACTGGGTGGTGCGGGAGATGCTCATGCACCACAAGAATGTTCTCCACGAGCAAATCGACATCCTGATAAGGGAAAAAGTCAAACTGGGCCACCACGCGCTTGGAAATTGA